From a region of the Brevibacterium siliguriense genome:
- a CDS encoding nicotinamide mononucleotide transporter family protein: MDLFAWLNTPAFELLGKPVPYSDLFGNICALATVVLALRRNIMSWPVQILGSILLFSASISAGLGGNASRQVVIIVAAVWGWTQWKKSKAAAGEVLVRWATWKERAILLAALVIGTGVFGWVLALGGWSWNPYPDAYIFIGSIVAMYAQGRAIVEFWFVWLAVDLVGIPLAISGGLVFSGAVYLFFLVMVILGLIDWSKRSRQTISAPHRPATDIGRDPED, encoded by the coding sequence ATGGACCTGTTCGCCTGGTTGAACACCCCGGCATTCGAACTGCTGGGCAAACCCGTTCCGTACTCCGACCTGTTCGGCAACATCTGTGCCCTGGCCACGGTCGTCCTGGCGCTGCGCCGGAACATCATGTCCTGGCCGGTGCAGATCCTCGGTTCCATCCTGCTCTTCTCCGCCAGCATCTCGGCCGGCCTCGGCGGCAACGCCTCCCGGCAGGTCGTCATCATCGTCGCCGCGGTCTGGGGCTGGACGCAGTGGAAGAAGTCCAAGGCCGCCGCCGGTGAGGTTCTCGTCCGCTGGGCCACCTGGAAGGAGCGGGCGATCCTGCTCGCGGCACTCGTCATCGGCACGGGAGTCTTCGGCTGGGTGCTCGCCCTGGGCGGATGGTCCTGGAACCCGTATCCCGACGCGTACATCTTCATCGGCTCGATCGTGGCCATGTACGCCCAGGGCCGGGCCATCGTCGAGTTCTGGTTCGTCTGGCTCGCCGTCGACCTCGTCGGCATCCCGCTGGCGATCTCCGGCGGACTCGTCTTCTCCGGAGCCGTATACCTGTTCTTCCTCGTCATGGTCATCCTCGGACTCATCGACTGGTCGAAGCGCTCACGCCAGACGATCTCGGCACCTCACCGCCCGGCCACCGACATCGGCCGCGACCCCGAGGACTGA
- the metK gene encoding methionine adenosyltransferase, producing MTHTNLRFFSSESVTEGHPDKICDQISDAVLDDLLSQDPNAKVAVETMVTTGLVHVAGEVNTAAYADVAGIVRSLITGIGYDSSDTGFDGHSCGVSVSIGSQSTDIHSGVTNPLDFREAVESSDHGTSLGAGDQGLMFGYADNSTDVLMPLPIHLASRMAEQLSEVRKSGRLDYLRPDGKTQLTLGYDGNEAVSIENVVVSTQHSAEASQSQLHTEIKELVIDPVIADSGLDTSGANIHINPAGPFVTGGPMGDAGLTGRKIIVDTYGGFSRHGGGAFSGKDPSKVDRSAAYAMRWVAKNVVAAGLAARAEVQVSYAIGRVDPMGLYVETFGTEKVDPNAISRAIREVFDLRPAMIIQELNLLRPIYSQTSTYGHFGRELPDFTWEVTDRAEDLLRAVSSN from the coding sequence GTGACACACACAAATCTGCGTTTCTTCTCATCCGAGTCAGTCACCGAGGGACATCCCGACAAGATCTGCGACCAGATCAGCGATGCGGTGCTCGACGACCTGCTCAGTCAGGATCCCAACGCCAAAGTGGCCGTGGAGACCATGGTCACCACCGGTCTGGTCCACGTCGCCGGTGAGGTGAATACGGCCGCATACGCCGATGTCGCCGGAATCGTGCGCAGCCTCATCACCGGAATCGGCTACGACTCCTCCGACACCGGCTTCGACGGACACTCCTGCGGGGTCTCCGTATCGATCGGCAGCCAGTCCACGGACATCCACTCCGGTGTGACGAACCCGCTGGACTTCCGTGAGGCCGTCGAATCCTCCGACCACGGCACCAGCCTCGGAGCCGGAGACCAGGGACTGATGTTCGGCTATGCCGACAACTCCACCGATGTGCTCATGCCGCTGCCCATCCACCTGGCCTCCCGGATGGCGGAGCAGCTCTCGGAGGTGCGCAAGTCCGGTCGACTCGACTACCTGCGCCCCGACGGAAAGACTCAGCTGACACTCGGCTACGACGGCAATGAAGCCGTGTCGATCGAGAACGTCGTCGTCTCCACCCAGCACTCGGCTGAGGCCAGCCAGTCCCAGCTGCATACGGAGATCAAGGAACTCGTCATCGACCCGGTGATCGCCGACTCCGGTCTCGACACCTCGGGCGCGAACATCCACATCAATCCCGCCGGCCCGTTCGTCACGGGCGGGCCGATGGGCGATGCCGGTCTGACCGGGCGGAAGATCATCGTCGACACATACGGCGGATTCTCCCGGCACGGAGGCGGTGCGTTCTCCGGCAAGGACCCCTCGAAGGTCGATCGTTCCGCGGCCTACGCGATGCGCTGGGTGGCGAAGAACGTCGTCGCCGCCGGTCTCGCCGCGCGTGCCGAAGTGCAGGTGTCCTATGCGATCGGCCGTGTCGACCCGATGGGACTGTACGTCGAGACCTTCGGAACGGAGAAAGTCGACCCGAACGCGATCTCCCGGGCCATCCGCGAGGTCTTCGACCTCCGCCCGGCGATGATCATCCAGGAACTCAACCTGCTGCGCCCGATCTACTCGCAGACCTCGACCTACGGCCACTTCGGCCGTGAACTGCCCGACTTCACCTGGGAGGTCACGGACCGCGCCGAGGATCTGCTGCGCGCCGTGTCCTCGAACTGA
- the fmt gene encoding methionyl-tRNA formyltransferase, whose translation MDIVFAGTPDVAVPALEALAESDHRIRAVLTRPDAPVGRKRVLTPSPVKTRALELGLPIIEAGRLRGDVIAQLRDLDVDAVAVVAFGAIAGPAALETARLGWFNLHFSLLPAYRGAAPVQRALIAGETTSGVSVFRIDAGMDTGPVLRRLELPLDHPDVASALEDYAHRGAPELVAAFDELAAGTASETPQTGESSHAEKITVTDAHLDLCAPAAQVIDRARGTSPAPGPWVELDGKRTKLFGLTPAPEVTASGAVGELTTWQQQPVLRCGDGWVRVEEIQPFGKSRMATVDFLRGRSDVTFDPYTEEEA comes from the coding sequence GTGGATATCGTCTTCGCAGGCACCCCTGATGTCGCAGTTCCGGCTCTCGAGGCCCTAGCCGAATCGGACCACCGCATCCGTGCGGTGCTCACCCGACCCGATGCGCCCGTGGGACGGAAAAGAGTCCTCACTCCGTCACCGGTGAAGACCCGTGCTCTCGAGCTCGGACTGCCCATCATCGAAGCCGGTCGACTGCGCGGCGACGTCATCGCCCAGCTGCGGGACCTCGACGTCGATGCCGTCGCGGTCGTCGCCTTCGGCGCCATCGCCGGACCAGCCGCACTCGAGACCGCCCGCCTCGGTTGGTTCAACCTCCACTTCTCTCTGCTGCCGGCCTACCGCGGGGCCGCTCCCGTCCAACGCGCACTCATCGCCGGTGAGACAACCAGCGGAGTCAGTGTGTTCCGCATCGATGCAGGCATGGACACCGGACCCGTGCTGCGCCGACTCGAACTGCCGCTCGACCACCCCGACGTCGCCTCGGCACTCGAGGACTATGCGCACCGAGGTGCTCCCGAGCTCGTCGCCGCCTTCGACGAACTGGCCGCCGGCACCGCCAGCGAGACCCCGCAGACCGGAGAGTCCAGCCATGCGGAGAAGATCACCGTCACCGACGCCCACCTCGACCTGTGCGCACCCGCCGCCCAGGTCATCGACCGCGCACGCGGAACCAGCCCCGCACCGGGACCGTGGGTGGAGCTCGACGGCAAGAGGACGAAGCTCTTCGGACTCACACCCGCTCCCGAGGTGACTGCCTCCGGCGCCGTCGGCGAACTGACCACTTGGCAGCAGCAGCCGGTGCTGCGCTGCGGCGACGGCTGGGTCCGAGTCGAGGAGATCCAGCCCTTCGGCAAGTCCCGGATGGCCACGGTCGACTTCCTGCGCGGCCGTTCGGACGTGACCTTCGACCCCTATACCGAAGAGGAAGCTTAA
- a CDS encoding CaiB/BaiF CoA transferase family protein, with the protein MANETPEAAAGPLTGYTVVDLSRALAGPHAGMMFGDLGARVIKVENPGKGDDSRSWGPPFVGPADKPQATYFFSCNRNKESIALDLKSETGKDILTGLIARADVLIENFRSGVLDRLGFSTARCMEINPRLVILSITGFGHDGPEASRAGYDQIAQGEAGLMSLTGSGPDDMQRVGVPIADLLAGIYGSYGVLAALLERERTGKGKVVRTSLIAGMVGVHAFQGTRATVAGQEPQPGGNHHPSLSPYGLFKCRDGAVQISVGNENLWQKFCAAFDIDPATEGMADNASRVANRPALIELIEDRFSAFDAADLLAKLTEAGIPSGTVRNLPEVYQWAQALSQGLKVSVDHPVLGDIDLPGPPLRFFDAGASGEVETTRTAHDAPPLLDEDAESIVAWLADGN; encoded by the coding sequence ATGGCGAACGAGACACCCGAGGCTGCGGCAGGTCCCCTGACCGGATATACCGTCGTCGACCTCTCGCGTGCCCTGGCCGGCCCTCATGCAGGAATGATGTTCGGCGACCTCGGTGCGCGAGTGATCAAGGTCGAGAACCCCGGCAAAGGCGACGATTCGCGGTCCTGGGGTCCTCCCTTCGTCGGGCCTGCGGACAAACCTCAGGCCACCTACTTCTTTTCCTGCAACCGCAATAAGGAATCCATCGCCCTCGACCTCAAATCCGAGACGGGCAAGGACATCCTGACCGGACTCATCGCCCGCGCCGATGTGCTCATCGAGAACTTCCGCTCCGGAGTTCTCGACCGCCTCGGCTTCTCCACCGCCCGCTGCATGGAGATCAATCCGCGCCTGGTCATCCTCTCCATCACCGGATTCGGCCACGACGGGCCCGAAGCCTCGCGGGCCGGCTACGACCAGATCGCCCAGGGCGAAGCCGGTCTGATGTCACTGACCGGCTCCGGCCCCGATGACATGCAGCGAGTGGGCGTGCCGATCGCCGATCTGCTCGCCGGGATCTACGGCTCCTACGGAGTCCTGGCCGCACTGCTCGAACGCGAACGCACCGGCAAGGGCAAGGTTGTGCGCACTTCGCTCATCGCGGGAATGGTCGGCGTCCACGCCTTCCAGGGAACCAGGGCGACCGTGGCCGGACAGGAACCGCAGCCGGGCGGCAACCATCACCCGTCGCTGTCGCCGTACGGACTCTTCAAGTGCCGCGACGGCGCCGTGCAGATCTCCGTGGGCAACGAGAACCTGTGGCAGAAGTTCTGCGCCGCCTTCGACATCGATCCCGCGACCGAGGGGATGGCCGACAACGCCTCACGAGTGGCCAACCGGCCTGCGCTCATCGAACTCATCGAAGACCGCTTCTCCGCCTTCGACGCAGCCGATCTGCTGGCCAAGCTCACCGAGGCGGGAATCCCTTCCGGCACGGTCCGCAACCTGCCCGAGGTCTACCAGTGGGCGCAGGCGCTCAGCCAGGGACTCAAGGTCTCCGTCGACCACCCGGTGCTCGGTGACATCGACCTGCCCGGACCGCCCCTGCGCTTCTTCGACGCCGGAGCCTCCGGTGAGGTCGAAACCACCCGCACTGCTCACGATGCCCCGCCGCTGCTCGACGAGGATGCGGAATCCATCGTGGCGTGGCTCGCCGACGGAAACTGA
- a CDS encoding phosphoribosyl-ATP diphosphatase has product MKTFETLYAELQQKSLDRPVGSKTVAELDAGVHAIGKKVVEEAAEVWMAAEYETKEELAEEISQLLYHVQVMMIAKGLTLDDVNTHL; this is encoded by the coding sequence GTGAAGACCTTTGAGACTCTCTACGCCGAACTCCAGCAGAAATCCCTCGATCGACCGGTCGGTTCGAAGACCGTGGCCGAACTCGACGCCGGAGTCCATGCGATCGGCAAGAAGGTCGTGGAAGAGGCCGCCGAAGTGTGGATGGCCGCCGAATACGAAACGAAGGAAGAGCTCGCCGAGGAGATCTCGCAGCTGCTCTACCACGTGCAAGTGATGATGATCGCCAAGGGACTGACCCTCGACGATGTCAACACCCACCTGTAA
- a CDS encoding primosomal protein N' family DNA-binding protein, translated as MDEPLPIDTGTSAEGQVPLAPTDPVARVLIDHPVPHLARTFDYAVPEKLAEAALPGVRVRVKFAGKLRDGYLLERVDSSDHIGPLATIQRISGPVQVLSEDLLALSEAVARRYGGTLADVLRLAIPPRHARGEKAVLKAEKAGTPAAPDNAETDNPAASENYGSSDDPQLVGRLGEWVLAAGEELTAVDPVAPPRRRALACTPGATPGLSWIRAGLDAARTTLETGRSVLWLVPDHRELAVLHSALTSAGIAEISVLSADQSPELRWQAWLRGLLGHTRITIGTRAAAFAPVADLGLIICTDDANLNFLDQHAPYPHAREVCLLRTTIEDTELFFVSTDRSAEVQRLVEIGWLADVTPVGPARRHAAPVVFVPDEDRDPFAWQRIPSRAWQIMRTALRPRPRDGGVPGPVLVQVPRAGYYPVFACARCQEVARCPQCQATLTTQSEVGPFACRSCGYHSETFSCQRCRSHQVRSIVRGRARTVEELARALPDIEIVESGGDHISTALDESPRLVVATTGAEPYALGGYAAAILLDSLWPGPWMKSIDESVARRLRAASLVRSRDDGGAVYLGDEDELIRQTLTAFDPTTFMSRQLRDRKVLGFPPYRRILELTGAGADIDEVIGEIGEVEELLREDAEDGQRSVSAYPFSAGDRVGTRVAEIIASRSAKKQPQVRARIDAPRSL; from the coding sequence GTGGACGAACCCCTCCCGATCGACACCGGAACCTCGGCCGAGGGCCAGGTGCCCCTGGCCCCGACCGATCCGGTCGCCAGAGTGCTCATCGACCACCCCGTCCCGCACTTGGCACGGACCTTCGACTACGCGGTCCCGGAGAAGCTCGCCGAGGCGGCCCTGCCCGGTGTGCGGGTGCGGGTGAAGTTCGCCGGGAAGCTGCGTGACGGCTATCTGCTCGAACGCGTCGACTCATCGGACCACATCGGGCCCTTGGCGACGATCCAACGCATCAGCGGACCCGTCCAGGTGCTCAGTGAGGATCTGCTCGCCCTGAGCGAAGCGGTCGCCCGTCGCTACGGCGGCACACTCGCTGATGTGCTCCGCCTAGCAATCCCTCCGCGTCACGCCCGCGGGGAGAAGGCCGTGCTCAAGGCGGAGAAAGCCGGGACACCGGCTGCGCCGGACAATGCGGAGACCGACAATCCTGCGGCCAGCGAGAACTACGGATCGTCAGATGATCCGCAGCTGGTGGGCCGCCTCGGCGAGTGGGTTCTCGCAGCGGGGGAGGAACTCACGGCCGTGGATCCTGTGGCACCGCCTCGGCGCAGGGCCCTAGCCTGCACTCCCGGGGCGACTCCGGGACTCAGCTGGATCCGCGCTGGACTCGATGCCGCACGGACGACGCTCGAAACAGGCCGATCCGTGCTCTGGCTCGTGCCCGACCATCGAGAGCTCGCGGTGCTCCATTCGGCTCTCACCAGCGCCGGGATCGCGGAGATCTCAGTGCTCAGCGCCGACCAGTCACCGGAGCTGAGGTGGCAGGCCTGGCTGCGCGGACTGCTCGGACACACTAGGATCACGATCGGCACGCGAGCAGCGGCCTTCGCACCCGTCGCCGACCTCGGCCTCATCATCTGCACCGATGACGCGAACCTCAACTTCCTCGACCAGCACGCCCCCTACCCGCATGCCCGGGAGGTCTGCCTGCTTCGGACGACGATCGAGGACACCGAACTGTTCTTCGTCTCTACCGACCGCAGCGCCGAAGTGCAGCGGCTCGTCGAAATCGGCTGGCTGGCCGACGTCACACCGGTCGGTCCGGCCAGACGTCATGCCGCACCGGTCGTCTTCGTCCCCGACGAGGACCGAGATCCCTTCGCCTGGCAGCGCATCCCCAGCCGGGCCTGGCAGATCATGCGCACGGCCCTGCGCCCGCGTCCCCGCGACGGGGGAGTGCCCGGCCCGGTGCTCGTGCAGGTGCCGCGGGCCGGCTACTATCCGGTCTTCGCCTGTGCCCGCTGCCAGGAAGTCGCTCGCTGCCCGCAATGCCAAGCGACGCTGACGACACAATCGGAGGTCGGTCCCTTCGCCTGCCGGTCCTGCGGCTATCATTCGGAGACCTTCAGCTGCCAACGCTGCCGCTCGCACCAAGTCCGGTCGATCGTGCGCGGACGGGCCCGCACCGTCGAAGAGCTCGCCCGAGCTCTGCCGGACATCGAGATCGTCGAATCCGGAGGCGATCACATCTCCACCGCCCTCGACGAGTCCCCGCGACTCGTGGTGGCCACGACGGGGGCCGAACCCTATGCGCTCGGCGGATACGCTGCAGCGATCCTCCTGGACTCGCTGTGGCCGGGACCGTGGATGAAGTCGATCGACGAAAGCGTGGCACGCCGACTGCGCGCGGCCTCCCTCGTCCGCTCACGCGATGACGGGGGAGCCGTCTACCTCGGCGACGAAGACGAACTCATCCGGCAGACCCTGACCGCATTCGACCCCACGACCTTCATGTCACGGCAGCTGAGAGACCGAAAGGTCCTCGGCTTCCCGCCCTACCGACGAATCCTCGAACTCACGGGAGCTGGTGCCGACATCGATGAGGTGATCGGAGAGATCGGAGAGGTGGAGGAGCTCCTGCGCGAGGATGCCGAGGACGGGCAGCGCAGCGTCAGCGCCTACCCGTTCTCCGCCGGAGACCGGGTCGGGACAAGAGTGGCCGAGATCATCGCGTCGCGCTCGGCGAAGAAGCAGCCGCAGGTGCGAGCGCGCATCGATGCTCCCCGGTCGCTGTGA
- the rpe gene encoding ribulose-phosphate 3-epimerase, translating into MSIDINPSILSSDFSDLRGELEKISTADMAHIDVMDNHFVPNLTFGPPVVERIQAISPIPLDAHLMIADADRNAPVYAEIGCASVTFHAEATAAPVRLARELRRLGAKASLALKPATPIEPFIDLLGEFDQILIMTVEPGFGGQKFLDVCLPKITRTREAISAAGLEIKLQVDGGVSASTIDRVVDAGADVLVVGSAVYGAEDAAAAISELRSLAAAHTH; encoded by the coding sequence ATGTCCATCGACATCAACCCCTCCATCCTGTCCTCGGACTTTTCCGACCTGCGCGGTGAACTCGAGAAGATCAGCACCGCCGATATGGCCCATATCGACGTCATGGACAACCATTTCGTCCCGAACCTCACCTTCGGCCCGCCCGTCGTCGAACGCATCCAGGCGATCTCACCGATCCCGCTCGATGCGCACCTCATGATCGCCGACGCCGATCGCAATGCTCCCGTGTACGCGGAGATCGGCTGCGCTTCGGTGACCTTCCACGCCGAGGCGACTGCCGCCCCCGTGCGCCTGGCACGGGAACTGCGCCGCCTCGGAGCGAAGGCGAGCCTCGCACTCAAACCGGCTACCCCGATCGAACCCTTCATCGACCTCCTCGGCGAGTTCGACCAGATCCTCATCATGACCGTCGAACCCGGCTTCGGCGGTCAGAAGTTCCTCGACGTGTGCCTGCCGAAGATCACGCGGACTCGCGAAGCGATCTCCGCTGCCGGACTCGAGATCAAGCTGCAGGTCGACGGGGGAGTCTCCGCGTCGACGATCGACCGCGTCGTCGACGCCGGTGCGGACGTCCTCGTGGTCGGCTCCGCCGTCTACGGCGCCGAGGATGCCGCGGCGGCCATCAGCGAACTGCGGAGCCTCGCCGCCGCTCACACCCACTGA
- the hisG gene encoding ATP phosphoribosyltransferase, with protein MLRVAVPNKGALSEAASDMLSEAGYSTRRGTKTLVHQDEVNGVEFFYLRPRDIAIYVGSGILDAGITGRDLLLESQAEADEVLGLGFGASRFFYAGTVGSFSSPDQLAGARIATSFPNLVDADLQRRGIAATTVQLDGAIEVSIQLGVAEAIADVVETGSTLRAAGLETFGEPLLESEGVLIQRAGAESRIGVLKRRLESVMVARQYVLVDYNIEERLVPEAISLTPGLESPTVSPLQETGWVAVRVMVEAKEVNNVMDRLYGAGARAILVTNIGACRI; from the coding sequence ATGCTGCGTGTAGCCGTGCCCAACAAGGGCGCACTGTCCGAAGCCGCCTCCGACATGCTCAGCGAGGCCGGATACTCCACTCGACGCGGAACCAAGACACTGGTCCATCAGGACGAAGTCAACGGAGTCGAATTCTTCTACCTGCGCCCCAGAGACATCGCCATCTACGTCGGCTCCGGCATCCTCGACGCCGGGATCACCGGCCGCGACCTGCTGCTCGAGTCACAGGCCGAAGCCGATGAGGTGCTCGGACTCGGATTCGGCGCCTCCCGTTTCTTCTACGCCGGAACCGTCGGCTCCTTCTCCTCGCCCGACCAGCTGGCCGGCGCCCGCATCGCCACGAGCTTCCCGAACCTCGTCGACGCCGACCTGCAGCGACGCGGCATCGCCGCGACGACCGTGCAGCTCGACGGAGCGATCGAGGTCTCCATCCAGCTCGGAGTCGCCGAGGCCATCGCCGATGTCGTCGAAACCGGTTCCACCCTGCGCGCCGCCGGACTCGAGACTTTCGGCGAACCGCTCCTCGAATCCGAAGGTGTGCTCATCCAGCGCGCCGGAGCCGAGTCCCGAATCGGCGTGCTCAAACGCCGCCTCGAATCGGTGATGGTCGCCCGCCAGTACGTCCTCGTCGACTACAACATCGAAGAGCGGCTGGTGCCCGAAGCGATCTCGCTGACCCCGGGACTCGAATCCCCGACGGTGTCTCCGCTGCAGGAGACCGGCTGGGTGGCCGTGCGGGTCATGGTCGAGGCGAAGGAAGTCAACAACGTCATGGACCGACTCTACGGGGCCGGGGCGCGTGCGATCCTGGTGACGAACATTGGCGCCTGCCGAATCTGA
- a CDS encoding PH domain-containing protein — translation MFRPRQVRIISIVGAVAVTAGFAVLSVALFVVDWEPWTALDMIWMNLLGIIFGAALLRISDIQARPTEEGLVVKNMVRTRRFDWGQILGVTFSPEGDDPWPLLDLTDGTTCAVMAIQHADGRRAHAEVARLRMLIKRRTHFKED, via the coding sequence GTGTTCCGGCCCCGACAGGTGCGCATCATCAGCATCGTCGGTGCCGTTGCGGTGACCGCGGGGTTCGCGGTCCTGTCCGTGGCGCTGTTCGTCGTGGACTGGGAACCGTGGACAGCGCTCGACATGATATGGATGAACCTGCTGGGGATTATCTTCGGAGCCGCCCTGCTGCGCATCTCCGATATCCAGGCTCGGCCCACCGAGGAGGGCCTGGTGGTCAAGAACATGGTGCGCACCCGCCGGTTCGACTGGGGACAGATCCTCGGCGTGACGTTCTCACCCGAAGGCGATGACCCCTGGCCCCTGTTGGATCTCACCGACGGCACCACCTGCGCGGTGATGGCGATCCAGCATGCAGACGGTCGCCGCGCCCATGCGGAGGTCGCACGATTGCGTATGCTCATCAAGAGACGCACCCACTTCAAGGAGGATTAG
- the hisF gene encoding imidazole glycerol phosphate synthase subunit HisF — translation MVAVRVIPCLDVDGGRVVKGVKFADLKDAGDPVELARRYGESGADELTFLDVTASSGDRETVHDVVRACAEEVFIPLNVGGGIRSVSDVDRLLRDGADKVSVNTSAVKNPELISEISRHFGNQVLVLSLDARRTQGTSTESGFEVTTRGGREGTGRCAIDWIREAADRGVGEILLNSIDADGTREGFDLELISAARAAVDVPLIASGGAGKVEHFAPAVEAGADALLAASVFHFGTLSIAEVKAELRAQGIDVR, via the coding sequence GTGGTAGCTGTCAGAGTCATCCCGTGTCTGGACGTCGACGGCGGACGCGTCGTCAAGGGAGTGAAGTTCGCCGACCTCAAGGACGCCGGCGACCCCGTCGAACTTGCCCGCCGCTACGGCGAGTCCGGTGCCGACGAACTCACCTTCCTCGATGTCACGGCCAGCAGCGGCGACCGAGAGACCGTCCACGACGTCGTCCGCGCCTGCGCCGAAGAGGTCTTCATCCCGCTCAACGTCGGCGGAGGGATCCGCAGCGTCTCCGACGTCGACCGTCTGCTGCGCGACGGGGCCGACAAGGTCTCGGTCAATACCTCGGCGGTCAAGAACCCGGAGCTCATCAGCGAGATCTCCCGGCACTTCGGCAACCAGGTCCTCGTCCTGTCCCTCGACGCCCGCCGCACACAGGGGACGAGCACGGAATCCGGATTCGAGGTCACCACCCGCGGCGGTCGCGAAGGCACAGGCCGCTGCGCCATCGACTGGATCCGGGAAGCCGCCGATCGCGGCGTCGGCGAGATCCTCCTCAACTCCATCGACGCCGACGGCACACGCGAGGGCTTCGACCTCGAACTCATCAGCGCCGCCCGCGCCGCCGTCGACGTGCCGCTCATCGCCTCGGGCGGAGCCGGCAAGGTCGAACACTTCGCCCCGGCGGTCGAAGCAGGTGCCGATGCGCTGCTGGCCGCCAGCGTCTTCCACTTCGGCACACTGAGCATCGCCGAGGTCAAGGCGGAACTGCGGGCGCAGGGGATCGACGTCCGATGA
- a CDS encoding carboxyl transferase domain-containing protein has translation MTRLNAHELVEIVLDEGSFLSWDTTPVQPAGGISAAYAAELDAAAEKSGVDESIITGEGTIAGRRVAVIAGEFRFLAGSIGVAAAERLVDAIERATLEGLPLLAGPASGGTRMQEGTIAFLSMVKITNAVIAHRKAGLPYLVYLRHPTTGGVFASWGSLGHVTVAEPGSLIGFLGPRVFEAIYGEKFPENVQTGENLHKMGIVDAVIGPERIAGTVSRVLDVLMGAQEVPARVPDPDTAPQTVDPNSDAWAAISSSRRPERPGVRDLLRTAANTVLPLNGTGEGEKDPGLLLALAKFGSAPCIVLGQDRFRQDSRAPMGPAALREARRGMRLAAELHLPLVTVIDTPGAALSKEAEEGGIAGEIARSLADLANLDAPSVSLILGEGSGGGALALIPTDRVLSAEHGWLSPLPPEGASAIVHRTTDRAAEMAQSQGVHAPMLQANGVVDRIIAEHSDASDEPLDFVARVGATLEFELISLMREPSARRLARRMDRYRGLGI, from the coding sequence ATGACGCGTCTGAATGCTCATGAACTCGTCGAGATCGTCCTCGACGAAGGATCGTTCCTGTCCTGGGACACCACACCGGTCCAGCCCGCCGGTGGAATCTCGGCAGCCTACGCCGCTGAACTCGACGCCGCGGCGGAGAAGTCCGGAGTCGACGAATCCATCATCACCGGCGAAGGCACCATCGCGGGCCGCCGCGTGGCCGTGATCGCCGGCGAATTCCGGTTCCTCGCCGGCTCGATCGGAGTGGCCGCGGCCGAACGCCTCGTCGATGCCATCGAACGTGCGACCCTCGAGGGGCTGCCGCTGCTTGCCGGACCCGCCTCGGGAGGCACGCGCATGCAGGAGGGCACCATCGCCTTCCTGTCGATGGTGAAGATCACCAACGCCGTCATCGCCCATCGCAAGGCCGGACTGCCCTACCTCGTGTACCTGCGCCATCCCACCACCGGAGGAGTCTTCGCCTCCTGGGGATCGCTGGGACATGTCACCGTGGCCGAACCCGGATCCCTCATCGGATTCTTGGGCCCTCGGGTGTTCGAAGCCATCTACGGGGAGAAGTTTCCGGAGAACGTGCAGACCGGGGAGAACCTGCACAAGATGGGAATCGTCGACGCCGTCATCGGTCCCGAACGCATCGCCGGCACCGTCTCCCGCGTCCTCGACGTGCTGATGGGCGCCCAAGAGGTCCCGGCTCGGGTGCCGGATCCGGACACGGCACCTCAGACCGTCGATCCGAACTCCGATGCCTGGGCCGCGATCAGCAGTTCGCGCCGTCCCGAACGCCCCGGAGTCCGTGACCTGCTGCGCACCGCCGCGAACACCGTGCTTCCGCTCAACGGCACCGGTGAAGGGGAGAAGGATCCCGGACTGCTGCTGGCGCTGGCGAAGTTCGGCTCCGCGCCGTGCATCGTCCTCGGCCAGGACCGGTTCCGGCAGGACTCCCGTGCTCCCATGGGGCCCGCGGCCCTGCGTGAGGCCCGGCGCGGAATGCGCTTGGCCGCGGAGCTGCACCTGCCGCTCGTGACCGTCATCGACACCCCCGGCGCGGCCCTGTCGAAGGAAGCCGAGGAGGGCGGTATCGCCGGCGAGATCGCCCGCAGCCTCGCCGATCTCGCGAACCTCGACGCCCCATCCGTCTCGCTCATCCTCGGCGAGGGATCTGGGGGTGGGGCTCTGGCCCTCATCCCCACCGACCGGGTGCTCAGCGCCGAACACGGCTGGCTCTCGCCTCTGCCGCCCGAAGGCGCCTCGGCGATCGTGCACCGCACCACCGACCGGGCCGCCGAGATGGCACAGAGCCAGGGCGTGCATGCTCCGATGCTGCAGGCCAACGGAGTCGTCGATCGGATCATCGCCGAGCACTCCGATGCCAGCGACGAACCCCTGGACTTCGTCGCCCGTGTCGGGGCGACACTCGAATTCGAACTCATCTCGCTCATGCGCGAACCATCGGCCAGGCGCCTGGCCCGTCGAATGGATCGCTACCGGGGCCTGGGAATCTAG